A part of Myxococcus landrumus genomic DNA contains:
- a CDS encoding M16 family metallopeptidase: MPQRGQVVMRDVSFPLRDFRMPSGLRVVVEQDSRAPMVAMVAVVGTGGTGDPVGKEGLAHVVEHLVFRSRHAGSASVWTRMEDAGAGYFNAFTSLDHTVYQTVGPKESLSTLVKMEGQRLSSPLAGITPEVFAVEREVVRNELRQRNETGFVGQVFSWMNAASFPADHPYARPVVGTHGSLTAMSLADAQRFARHHYRPDNITLVIAGDVDLAAMEGVLMDNLPPEWVGTGAPLALEPRMPNLPEPSPGPASKTLVAHEAAVGSPELYLTWVLPRSFDEASAIHDFVQVNLNRSLGGAMFEDTDIAGATTMLVPGTRASLLVVRVALTQGSHPEKSAQKVLDRIFETWAQVIHPGDVLGREFDFQAMRRNVVTGMVLEAEGLLARTTRRAELTHFMMDVRGYTRSQKALMTIDGGKVTDFAYKWLQRERARVILVRPGSNDGAPVAAPVALADEALNEKPTGRITPSMLAASSAPVRVLKLDNGMEVLLAPRPGLPVVRVGAVLGGGATFGAKPGVSEMVRFGAFRMSWFAGHGSHWGLHVWNGMRRDHQRFEVSGTSGNVGNMLALLAEQLSSTGTVERVVMYLQEQVVPWRKVLDQHPEERAERELLKALYGNHVYGYVATGEQMEKVSQGDIEGWIDEVYRPANTVVVISGEFDPQTVEPLVREHLGGWEHGPATAVTPPAAPPLPAPSSRATTVSVSRPGASQGHLQIACRLPTATPESEARYALMAELLSTRTFDQVRAKQGASYGFSARPWLGRGGAAHLLVEGMVDSQRLAETTRGVQAAFSALAQKVDPAEVERARARLLARQAVSLISSEAWVDELLETRLRGFSPEALAQRPAHLQAVTADALREEFSGCLKRWVVGVVADESQTRATFQALSVP, translated from the coding sequence TTGCCGCAGCGCGGGCAGGTGGTGATGCGCGATGTGTCCTTCCCCTTGAGGGATTTCCGCATGCCCTCGGGCCTGCGCGTGGTGGTGGAGCAGGACTCCCGCGCGCCGATGGTGGCGATGGTCGCCGTGGTGGGCACGGGCGGCACCGGTGACCCGGTGGGCAAGGAGGGCCTGGCGCACGTGGTGGAGCACCTGGTCTTCCGCTCGCGCCATGCGGGGAGCGCCTCGGTGTGGACGCGCATGGAGGACGCGGGGGCGGGCTACTTCAACGCCTTCACCAGCCTGGACCACACCGTCTACCAGACGGTGGGGCCCAAGGAGTCCCTGTCGACGCTGGTGAAGATGGAGGGCCAGCGTCTGTCTTCTCCGCTCGCGGGCATCACCCCGGAGGTCTTCGCGGTGGAGCGCGAGGTGGTGCGCAACGAGCTGCGCCAGCGCAACGAGACGGGCTTCGTGGGACAGGTCTTCAGCTGGATGAACGCGGCCTCGTTCCCCGCGGACCACCCGTATGCCCGGCCCGTCGTCGGCACGCATGGGTCGCTGACGGCCATGTCCCTGGCGGATGCCCAGCGCTTCGCGCGCCATCACTACCGGCCGGACAACATCACCCTGGTCATCGCCGGGGACGTGGACCTGGCCGCCATGGAGGGCGTGTTGATGGACAACCTGCCTCCGGAGTGGGTGGGCACGGGGGCTCCGCTGGCGCTGGAGCCGCGCATGCCGAACCTGCCCGAGCCCTCGCCGGGGCCCGCCTCCAAGACGCTCGTGGCGCACGAGGCCGCCGTGGGCTCTCCCGAGCTCTACCTCACCTGGGTGCTGCCCCGCTCCTTCGACGAGGCCAGCGCCATCCATGACTTCGTGCAGGTGAACCTGAACAGGAGCCTGGGCGGCGCGATGTTCGAGGACACCGACATCGCGGGCGCCACCACCATGCTGGTGCCTGGGACCCGGGCGTCGCTGCTGGTGGTCCGCGTGGCGCTGACGCAGGGCAGCCACCCGGAGAAGTCCGCGCAGAAGGTGCTGGACCGCATCTTCGAGACCTGGGCGCAGGTCATCCACCCGGGCGATGTGCTGGGGCGCGAGTTCGACTTCCAGGCCATGCGGCGCAACGTCGTGACGGGCATGGTGCTGGAGGCCGAGGGCCTGCTGGCGCGCACCACCCGCCGCGCGGAGCTGACGCACTTCATGATGGACGTGCGGGGGTACACGCGCTCGCAGAAGGCGCTGATGACCATCGACGGCGGCAAGGTGACGGACTTCGCCTACAAGTGGCTCCAGCGCGAGCGCGCGCGGGTCATCCTCGTGCGGCCGGGAAGCAATGACGGCGCGCCGGTGGCGGCTCCCGTCGCCCTGGCCGACGAGGCGCTCAATGAGAAGCCCACCGGGCGCATCACCCCGTCGATGCTGGCGGCCTCGTCCGCGCCGGTGCGGGTGCTGAAGCTGGACAATGGGATGGAGGTGCTGCTCGCGCCCAGGCCCGGCCTGCCAGTGGTGCGGGTGGGCGCGGTGCTGGGCGGCGGCGCCACGTTTGGCGCGAAGCCCGGTGTGTCGGAGATGGTTCGCTTCGGCGCCTTCCGCATGTCCTGGTTCGCCGGGCACGGGAGCCATTGGGGGTTGCACGTCTGGAATGGCATGCGGCGGGACCACCAGCGCTTCGAGGTGTCCGGGACGTCCGGCAACGTCGGCAACATGCTGGCGCTGCTGGCCGAGCAGCTCTCCAGCACGGGCACCGTGGAGCGGGTGGTGATGTATCTGCAGGAGCAGGTGGTGCCGTGGCGCAAGGTGTTGGACCAGCACCCGGAAGAGCGGGCGGAGCGCGAACTGCTGAAGGCCCTCTACGGCAACCACGTCTACGGGTACGTCGCGACGGGCGAGCAGATGGAGAAGGTGTCGCAGGGGGATATCGAGGGCTGGATTGACGAGGTGTACCGTCCGGCCAACACCGTGGTGGTCATCTCCGGTGAGTTCGACCCGCAGACGGTGGAGCCCCTGGTGCGTGAGCACCTGGGCGGGTGGGAGCACGGCCCCGCGACGGCGGTGACGCCGCCCGCCGCGCCGCCGCTGCCCGCGCCTTCCTCCCGCGCCACGACGGTGTCCGTCTCCCGCCCCGGCGCGAGCCAGGGCCACCTCCAGATTGCGTGCCGCCTGCCCACGGCCACGCCGGAGTCGGAGGCTCGGTATGCGCTGATGGCGGAGCTGTTGTCGACGCGGACCTTCGACCAGGTGCGAGCGAAGCAGGGCGCGTCGTATGGCTTCAGTGCCCGGCCGTGGCTGGGCCGGGGCGGAGCGGCCCACCTGCTGGTGGAGGGCATGGTGGACTCGCAGCGCCTGGCGGAGACCACCCGCGGCGTCCAGGCCGCGTTCAGCGCCCTGGCCCAGAAGGTGGACCCCGCGGAGGTGGAGCGGGCCCGCGCGCGGCTGCTCGCGCGGCAGGCCGTGTCGCTCATCTCCTCGGAGGCCTGGGTGGATGAGCTCCTGGAGACCCGCCTGCGAGGCTTCTCTCCGGAGGCGTTGGCCCAGCGGCCGGCGCATCTCCAGGCGGTGACGGCGGACGCGCTGAGGGAGGAGTTCAGCGGGTGTTTGAAGCGCTGGGTGGTGGGCGTGGTGGCCGACGAGAGCCAGACGCGCGCGACCTTCCAGGCGCTTTCGGTCCCCTGA
- a CDS encoding ATP-binding protein translates to MGWDEGSTKHVAASNVDVEGLDTVLWDQLPESVAICTAQGVCHYVNPAMERVFGSLGTELVGGVLWELYPDVLRQELQERFQRVAATGEPEEFEWHFMARERWFVLRLFRGHGRVYVFALENTAEKKQEAILRGLYDETRRAQRHAAFLAQASEVLASSLEHDEILQRLTFLAVPPLADGCIVDVPMPDGRVRRVAMTHVRAELVERARAYHERYPIRMDATHGVGKVLRTGTTEFVPELRPDTSGQSRTEEVRRQAMLELGVTAYIIVPLMSRGRVLGALSLVNTEGGRRYTHADVRLAEDLARRAATSLDNGRLYTEAQEAVRARDSFLSVASHELNTPLTSLTLNVQALRRQLEATADKAPESVSHKVVAVQRQLSRLSSLVRELLDVSRITAGKLRLEREDMDLAALTRELLPRYAEELSRAGCALRLEAAETATGHWDKLRVEQVFQNLLSNAIKYGRGHPIDVRVGADSERAWLSVADGGMGIAQEAQPRLFQRFERLASERHYGGLGLGLWIVRQIVDAMDGRILVRSAPGQGSTFTVELPRLPPAR, encoded by the coding sequence GTGGGCTGGGATGAGGGAAGCACCAAACATGTCGCCGCGTCCAACGTGGACGTGGAGGGACTCGACACCGTGTTGTGGGACCAGCTCCCGGAGAGCGTGGCCATCTGCACGGCGCAGGGCGTGTGTCACTACGTGAATCCCGCCATGGAGCGCGTCTTCGGCAGCCTGGGGACGGAGCTCGTGGGCGGGGTGTTGTGGGAGCTGTACCCGGATGTCCTGCGGCAGGAGCTCCAGGAGCGCTTCCAGCGCGTGGCGGCCACGGGGGAGCCGGAGGAGTTCGAGTGGCACTTCATGGCCCGCGAGCGCTGGTTCGTGCTGCGCCTCTTCCGGGGCCACGGCCGCGTCTACGTCTTCGCGCTGGAGAACACGGCGGAGAAGAAGCAGGAGGCCATCCTCCGTGGCCTCTACGACGAGACTCGCCGCGCGCAGCGCCACGCGGCCTTCCTGGCGCAAGCCAGCGAGGTGCTGGCCTCCTCGCTGGAGCATGACGAAATCCTCCAGCGCCTCACCTTCCTCGCGGTGCCGCCGCTGGCGGATGGGTGCATCGTGGATGTCCCCATGCCGGACGGGCGGGTGCGGCGCGTGGCGATGACCCACGTGCGCGCGGAGTTGGTGGAGCGCGCTCGCGCGTACCACGAGCGCTACCCCATCCGGATGGACGCGACGCATGGGGTGGGGAAGGTGCTGCGCACGGGCACCACGGAGTTCGTCCCGGAGCTGCGCCCGGACACCTCCGGCCAGTCGCGGACGGAGGAGGTGCGCCGCCAGGCCATGCTGGAGCTGGGCGTGACGGCGTACATCATCGTTCCCTTGATGAGCCGGGGGCGGGTGCTCGGGGCGCTGTCGCTGGTCAACACGGAGGGCGGCAGGCGCTACACCCATGCGGACGTGCGGCTCGCCGAGGACCTGGCCCGGCGCGCGGCCACGTCGCTGGACAACGGACGGCTGTACACCGAAGCGCAGGAGGCGGTGCGGGCGCGGGACTCGTTCCTCTCCGTGGCCTCGCATGAGCTGAACACGCCGCTCACCTCGCTGACGCTCAATGTCCAGGCGCTGCGCCGTCAGCTCGAGGCCACCGCCGACAAGGCGCCCGAGTCCGTCTCCCACAAGGTGGTGGCGGTGCAGCGCCAGCTCTCGCGGCTCTCCAGCCTGGTGCGGGAGCTGCTGGATGTGTCGCGCATCACCGCGGGCAAGCTGCGGCTGGAGCGCGAGGACATGGACCTGGCGGCGCTCACGCGGGAGCTGTTGCCGCGCTACGCGGAGGAGCTGTCCCGGGCGGGGTGCGCGCTGCGACTGGAGGCCGCGGAGACGGCGACGGGCCACTGGGACAAGCTGCGCGTCGAGCAGGTGTTCCAGAACCTCCTGTCCAACGCCATCAAGTACGGCCGAGGCCACCCCATCGACGTGCGCGTGGGCGCGGACTCCGAGCGGGCCTGGCTGTCGGTGGCGGACGGCGGCATGGGCATCGCGCAGGAGGCGCAGCCGCGCTTGTTCCAGCGCTTCGAGCGGCTGGCCAGCGAGCGGCACTACGGCGGCCTGGGCCTGGGGCTGTGGATTGTGCGGCAAATCGTGGACGCGATGGACGGGCGCATCCTCGTCAGGAGCGCGCCCGGCCAGGGCTCCACCTTCACCGTGGAGCTGCCGCGCCTGCCTCCGGCGAGATGA
- a CDS encoding ATP-binding domain-containing protein, which translates to MNRPPEALSEAALAVIAEEEALLTRVQTTLEAARHKAGRDQENRGLVAQLQVLRDDAASAAVADLPHLFFQMDQTRALLDRQETSQLPDSQAPYFAHLRLHGEAGPRDYLLGRATFADVSAGVRVIDWRFAPIARVFYSYEEGDAYEEQFGERLAEGTVEVRRLVVIERGVLTRIISGALVLERDAHGAWHEVGRAQSALQAGGAGSAARPGMLGTGKGARRMEDAFGVTALLDAEQYEAVSVDPTQPLLVLGSAGSGKTTVALHRLAKIAFDNLEQFPQSRMKLIVPEPGLARLSRRLLAPLGLGRVSVETLDGWLLSTARSAFDLPGIKLSPETPPLVSRLKRHPALRRALLGRIGAPKTPQGTTLERVHRRLADAYLDRSFLEAVVRDARGELPSTAIDETLEHTRLQRSTPLAKELKDITDPERLITVDGKGIEDDTPYALAGTVDLEDLPILMFLKAQHGSLGLERLAHVVLDEAEDFSLFELFVVRRLLGKGKSCTLAGDEMQQTEAGFAGWPEALDELGIRDAATCRLQVSYRCPAPVVELARRVLGTQAPSESAQALRAGAPVGFHHFPVEAQAQLFVGEALRDLVSREPHASVGVIASSPESADAVYRVVADQSWARRVKDGEFSFEPGVDVTDVGSVKGLEFDYVILPDVTARAWPVDDESRRRLHVAITRTSHQLWVVSSGVRSHLISPEAGAAAPR; encoded by the coding sequence ATGAATCGTCCGCCGGAAGCCCTTTCCGAAGCCGCCCTGGCCGTCATCGCCGAGGAGGAAGCGCTGCTCACGCGCGTCCAGACGACGCTGGAGGCCGCCCGGCACAAGGCCGGCCGCGACCAGGAGAACCGGGGGCTCGTCGCCCAGCTCCAGGTCCTGCGCGACGACGCGGCGAGCGCCGCCGTGGCCGACCTGCCCCACCTCTTCTTCCAGATGGACCAGACGCGCGCCCTGCTGGACCGCCAGGAGACCTCGCAGCTCCCGGACTCGCAGGCCCCGTACTTCGCGCACCTGCGCCTCCACGGGGAGGCCGGGCCCCGCGACTACCTGCTCGGCCGCGCCACCTTCGCGGACGTCAGCGCCGGCGTGCGGGTCATCGACTGGCGCTTCGCCCCCATCGCCCGCGTCTTCTACTCCTACGAGGAAGGCGACGCGTACGAGGAGCAGTTCGGTGAGCGGCTCGCCGAGGGCACCGTCGAGGTGCGCCGGCTGGTGGTCATCGAGCGCGGCGTGCTCACGCGCATCATCTCCGGCGCCCTGGTGCTGGAGCGCGACGCCCACGGCGCCTGGCACGAGGTGGGCCGAGCGCAGAGCGCGCTCCAGGCGGGGGGCGCGGGGAGCGCCGCGCGGCCGGGGATGCTCGGCACCGGCAAGGGCGCCCGGCGCATGGAGGACGCGTTTGGCGTCACCGCCCTCCTGGACGCGGAGCAGTACGAGGCGGTGAGCGTGGACCCGACGCAGCCCCTGCTCGTCCTGGGCAGCGCCGGCAGCGGCAAGACGACGGTGGCCCTGCACCGGCTGGCGAAGATTGCCTTCGACAACCTGGAGCAATTCCCTCAGTCCCGCATGAAGCTCATCGTCCCGGAGCCGGGCCTCGCCCGGTTGTCCCGGCGGCTCCTGGCGCCGCTCGGCCTGGGACGCGTGTCGGTGGAGACGCTGGATGGCTGGCTGCTGTCCACGGCGCGCTCGGCGTTCGACCTGCCCGGCATCAAGCTCAGCCCCGAGACACCTCCGCTCGTCTCACGCCTCAAGCGCCACCCCGCGCTGCGGCGGGCGCTGCTCGGACGCATCGGCGCGCCCAAGACGCCGCAAGGCACCACGCTGGAGCGGGTGCACCGGCGGCTGGCGGATGCCTACCTGGACCGGAGCTTCCTCGAAGCCGTGGTGAGGGATGCCCGGGGCGAGCTGCCCAGCACCGCCATCGACGAGACGCTGGAGCACACGCGACTGCAACGCTCCACGCCGCTGGCGAAGGAGCTCAAGGACATCACCGACCCGGAGCGGCTCATCACCGTGGACGGCAAGGGCATCGAAGACGACACGCCCTACGCGCTGGCCGGCACGGTGGACCTGGAGGACCTGCCCATCCTCATGTTCCTCAAGGCGCAGCACGGCTCGCTCGGCCTGGAGCGGCTGGCCCATGTCGTCCTCGACGAGGCGGAGGACTTCTCCCTCTTCGAGCTGTTCGTCGTGCGGCGGCTGCTGGGCAAGGGCAAGAGCTGCACGCTCGCCGGGGATGAGATGCAGCAGACGGAGGCGGGCTTCGCCGGCTGGCCCGAGGCCCTGGACGAGCTGGGCATCCGCGACGCGGCCACATGCCGGTTGCAGGTGTCATACCGTTGCCCCGCGCCCGTGGTGGAGCTGGCGCGGCGGGTGCTCGGCACCCAGGCCCCCTCCGAGTCCGCCCAGGCGCTCCGCGCGGGCGCCCCCGTGGGCTTCCACCACTTCCCCGTGGAGGCCCAGGCCCAGCTCTTCGTGGGCGAGGCGCTCAGGGACCTGGTGTCGCGCGAGCCACACGCCTCCGTCGGTGTCATCGCCAGCAGCCCCGAGTCCGCCGACGCCGTCTACCGCGTCGTCGCGGACCAGTCCTGGGCGCGCCGGGTGAAGGACGGCGAGTTCTCCTTCGAGCCTGGCGTGGACGTCACGGACGTGGGCAGCGTGAAGGGCCTGGAGTTCGACTACGTCATCCTGCCGGACGTCACGGCGCGGGCCTGGCCCGTGGATGACGAGTCCCGCCGCCGGCTGCACGTGGCCATCACCCGCACGTCCCATCAGCTCTGGGTGGTGTCCTCCGGCGTGCGCTCGCACCTCATCTCGCCGGAGGCAGGCGCGGCAGCTCCACGGTGA
- a CDS encoding sensor histidine kinase has translation MVVETSRRGAPGAGDHEGGAPDASHRAAGELEQRVAERTAALEAALRVRDEFLSVASHELRTPLTSLRLYVDGLVRSAELGAVAPADVPRRLARVQDQCRRLDRLIATLLDVSLLSTQRPVLDLEEVDLGLLVRSTAERMEDDIRRAGCDLCLRAPPGIVGAWDRTRVEQVFTNLLTNALRHAAGTPVEVVLTQEDAHALLRVKDQGPGISEADQERLFQRFSRLDSKRPGFGLGLWISRQLVELHGGTLSVVSAPGQGASFLVRLPLPAAPAQGP, from the coding sequence ATGGTGGTGGAGACGAGTCGGAGGGGGGCGCCCGGCGCGGGCGACCACGAGGGGGGCGCTCCGGACGCGTCGCATCGAGCCGCGGGGGAGCTGGAGCAGCGTGTGGCGGAGCGGACGGCGGCGCTGGAGGCGGCGCTGCGGGTTCGCGACGAGTTCCTGTCCGTGGCGTCCCATGAGCTGCGCACGCCGCTGACCTCGCTGCGGCTGTACGTGGACGGGCTGGTGCGCTCCGCGGAGCTGGGCGCGGTGGCGCCCGCGGACGTGCCCAGACGCCTGGCCCGGGTCCAGGACCAGTGTCGGCGCCTGGACCGGCTCATCGCCACGCTGCTGGACGTGTCGCTCCTGTCCACGCAGCGCCCGGTGTTGGACCTGGAGGAGGTGGACCTGGGCCTGCTCGTGCGGAGCACCGCGGAGCGGATGGAGGACGACATCCGCCGGGCCGGGTGTGATTTGTGCCTGCGGGCTCCTCCGGGAATCGTGGGTGCGTGGGACCGCACGCGGGTGGAGCAGGTCTTCACCAACCTGCTGACCAATGCCTTGCGGCACGCGGCTGGGACACCCGTCGAGGTGGTGTTGACCCAAGAGGACGCCCACGCGCTGCTCCGGGTGAAGGACCAGGGGCCCGGCATCTCCGAGGCGGACCAGGAGCGGCTGTTCCAGCGCTTCTCCCGGTTGGACTCGAAGCGCCCCGGCTTCGGGCTGGGGCTGTGGATTTCACGGCAGTTGGTGGAGCTGCACGGCGGCACCCTGAGCGTGGTGAGTGCCCCGGGGCAAGGCGCCAGCTTCCTGGTCCGGCTTCCGTTGCCGGCGGCCCCCGCGCAGGGGCCTTGA
- a CDS encoding spermidine synthase produces the protein MVRFIPWLALLVSAVLSCGAASPRKSLYEKQSPYTLIAVTEDPRGRRYLQFDTSGALQSVVWPGQPLKLELPYTRMSMVGLSFVPHPQRILVVGLGGGAMPMFLRAVLPRAHIDVVDIDPDVVSVARRYFGFREDARLKAHVADGRAFIEADRPAYDLVFLDAYGPDSIPEHLGTVEFLASVRARLTERGAVVGNVWEDPPNPLFASMLRTWRAGFQQLYTFAVPGSGNRIFVGVAYPELQAREVLESRAQALETRRRVPFDLSAMVAEGYEIISASEDLTGTVLKDPRVETPRPPEPASRPQMPAR, from the coding sequence ATGGTGCGCTTCATCCCCTGGCTGGCGCTGCTCGTGTCGGCCGTCCTGTCTTGCGGAGCGGCGAGTCCCCGCAAGTCCCTGTACGAGAAGCAATCTCCCTACACGCTCATCGCGGTGACGGAGGACCCGAGGGGCCGGCGCTATCTCCAGTTCGATACTTCCGGCGCGCTCCAGAGCGTGGTGTGGCCCGGGCAACCGTTGAAGCTGGAGCTGCCCTACACGCGCATGTCCATGGTGGGGCTGTCCTTCGTCCCCCACCCCCAGCGCATCCTGGTGGTGGGCCTGGGCGGTGGGGCCATGCCCATGTTCCTGCGCGCGGTGTTGCCGCGAGCACACATCGACGTGGTGGACATCGACCCGGACGTGGTGTCGGTGGCCCGGCGCTACTTCGGCTTTCGCGAGGACGCGCGCTTGAAGGCGCACGTGGCGGATGGCCGGGCCTTCATCGAGGCGGACCGTCCCGCGTATGACCTCGTCTTCCTGGATGCGTATGGCCCCGACAGCATCCCCGAGCACCTGGGCACGGTGGAGTTCCTCGCGTCGGTGCGGGCTCGGCTGACGGAGCGCGGCGCGGTGGTGGGCAACGTCTGGGAGGACCCGCCCAATCCCTTGTTCGCCTCCATGCTCCGCACCTGGCGCGCGGGCTTCCAGCAGCTCTACACCTTCGCGGTGCCAGGCAGCGGCAATCGCATCTTCGTGGGCGTGGCGTATCCGGAGCTTCAAGCCCGCGAGGTGCTGGAGTCCCGTGCACAGGCATTGGAGACGCGCCGCCGCGTTCCCTTCGACCTGAGCGCGATGGTGGCGGAGGGCTATGAAATCATCTCCGCGAGCGAGGACCTGACGGGGACCGTGTTGAAGGACCCGCGCGTGGAGACACCGCGCCCGCCGGAGCCGGCGTCTCGGCCCCAGATGCCTGCTCGCTGA